One part of the Mangrovibacillus cuniculi genome encodes these proteins:
- a CDS encoding sugar ABC transporter permease, whose product MSYKTQKIVRLTLSYLVVAFMFAIILYPLAWIIGSSFNPGQSLSGSSIIPENATLAHYEKLFDREQSDYLIWYANSLKISTLTMIFTVIMVSFTAYAFSRYRFVGRKNGLLTFLILQMIPNFAALIAIFILARLTGLLNTHLGLILFYVGGAIPMNTWLMKGYLDTIPKELDESAKIDGAGHLRIFIQIVMPLAKPIIAVIALFSFIAPFTDFIVASILLRSESKYTLAVGLYNMVAKQFGAEFTTFAAGSVLIAIPIAILFLSFQRYFVSGLTAGGTKG is encoded by the coding sequence ATGAGTTATAAAACGCAGAAAATCGTTCGTCTCACGTTGTCGTATTTAGTCGTTGCATTTATGTTTGCAATAATTTTGTACCCACTAGCTTGGATTATTGGATCTTCCTTTAATCCAGGTCAAAGTTTATCAGGTTCAAGTATAATTCCTGAAAATGCTACACTAGCTCATTATGAGAAGTTATTTGATAGAGAACAAAGTGATTATCTGATTTGGTATGCAAACTCTTTAAAAATTTCCACACTTACGATGATCTTTACCGTAATTATGGTTAGTTTTACAGCATATGCATTCTCAAGGTACCGTTTTGTTGGTAGAAAAAATGGGTTATTAACATTCCTTATTCTACAAATGATTCCTAACTTTGCAGCATTAATTGCTATCTTTATCCTTGCAAGACTTACAGGATTATTAAACACTCACTTAGGTTTAATCTTGTTCTACGTTGGTGGAGCAATTCCAATGAATACATGGTTAATGAAGGGGTATTTAGATACAATTCCGAAAGAGTTAGACGAGTCAGCTAAAATAGATGGAGCAGGGCATTTGCGTATTTTCATACAAATCGTTATGCCACTTGCTAAACCGATCATAGCAGTTATCGCTCTATTCTCCTTCATTGCACCGTTCACAGACTTCATTGTTGCTAGTATCTTACTTCGTTCAGAAAGTAAATACACCTTAGCAGTAGGTCTTTACAACATGGTAGCAAAGCAGTTCGGAGCAGAGTTTACAACATTTGCTGCTGGTTCCGTACTGATCGCAATTCCGATTGCAATTCTATTCTTATCTTTCCAACGTTACTTCGTTTCAGGACTAACGGCTGGAGGAACAAAGGGTTAA
- a CDS encoding LacI family DNA-binding transcriptional regulator — MGITIKDVAKLANVAPSTVSRVIANNPRISEKTKEKVREAMRELGYHPNFIARSLANQSTQVLGLITPGSTDVFFQNPFFPTVLRGISEAAHEKQYAVQLTTGQTDEEIYEGVVQMVQGGRVDGVVLLYSRVEDRVLQYLRERHFPFVMIGKPYEFVEEITHVDNDNFRAAKDVTEYLLGLGHERIAFIGGNRELVVTVERLLGYEKALSDAGIALKEEYILYEEFLKEGGQEAVCELLALEEPPTALVVIDDLMTLGVLNTLSEVKVKVPTDISVVSFNNVLFAEMASPGITSVDINIFDLGYQAGKSIIQKVENPTEPTKRIIVPYNIVCRESCSKI; from the coding sequence ATGGGGATTACCATAAAAGACGTAGCGAAATTAGCTAATGTAGCACCGTCAACTGTTTCTAGGGTGATTGCAAATAACCCTAGAATTAGTGAAAAGACAAAAGAAAAAGTAAGGGAAGCAATGAGAGAACTTGGATACCATCCAAACTTTATTGCAAGAAGCCTAGCAAATCAATCTACACAGGTATTAGGTTTAATTACTCCTGGTTCAACGGATGTATTCTTTCAAAATCCATTCTTCCCTACTGTATTGCGTGGGATAAGTGAAGCAGCACATGAGAAACAATACGCAGTGCAATTAACCACAGGCCAAACGGATGAGGAGATTTACGAGGGTGTCGTTCAAATGGTACAAGGTGGACGAGTGGATGGAGTAGTATTACTATATTCACGCGTAGAAGACCGTGTACTACAGTACTTACGTGAACGCCATTTCCCATTTGTGATGATTGGAAAGCCGTATGAGTTTGTGGAAGAAATTACACATGTTGATAACGATAACTTCCGAGCTGCAAAAGATGTAACAGAATATTTGTTAGGATTAGGTCATGAGCGTATTGCTTTTATCGGAGGTAATCGTGAACTAGTCGTAACTGTCGAACGTCTTTTAGGTTACGAGAAAGCGCTATCAGATGCCGGGATTGCGTTGAAAGAAGAGTACATTCTTTATGAAGAATTTCTAAAAGAAGGTGGCCAAGAGGCGGTTTGTGAGTTATTAGCTCTAGAGGAACCACCTACTGCTCTTGTGGTTATTGATGATTTAATGACGTTAGGTGTGTTAAACACTTTGTCTGAAGTGAAGGTAAAAGTGCCAACAGATATTTCTGTTGTTTCGTTTAACAACGTGTTATTTGCGGAAATGGCTTCTCCAGGGATCACTTCTGTGGATATTAATATCTTTGACCTTGGTTACCAAGCTGGTAAAAGTATCATTCAAAAGGTAGAGAACCCTACAGAACCTACGAAACGAATTATTGTTCCTTATAATATTGTTTGTAGAGAATCATGCTCTAAGATTTAA
- a CDS encoding Cof-type HAD-IIB family hydrolase: MEKHLICLDLDGTLLTDEKVISPYTKAVLKELQHQGHEIMIATGRPFRASEMYYKELELTTPIVNFNGAFTHHPQDDSWEAIHTTIDLQTVHQIVKACEDFSFHNMLAEVKDHVFIHYHDEKLLSIFSENSSSLQTGPIQEILTENPTSLLIHADEEDVPSIRQHLSNVYAEVVDHRRWAAPWHVIEVISKGMNKFEGIKKVAMHYDIPHDRIIAFGDEDNDLEMLTFAGTGLAMGNGTEEVKAVANEVIGSNEEDGIGNYLAERFSINI, encoded by the coding sequence ATGGAAAAGCACTTAATATGTTTAGATTTAGACGGAACATTATTGACGGATGAAAAGGTCATTTCCCCTTACACAAAAGCAGTACTAAAAGAACTTCAACATCAAGGACATGAAATCATGATCGCCACAGGAAGACCTTTTCGAGCAAGCGAAATGTATTATAAAGAGTTAGAATTAACTACACCAATTGTCAATTTTAATGGAGCTTTTACGCACCATCCACAAGATGATTCGTGGGAAGCAATACATACTACTATTGATTTACAAACCGTTCACCAAATCGTGAAAGCATGCGAAGACTTTTCATTCCATAATATGTTAGCGGAAGTAAAAGATCATGTGTTTATTCATTATCATGATGAAAAATTACTGAGTATTTTTTCTGAGAATTCTTCCAGTTTACAGACTGGACCAATCCAAGAAATCTTAACAGAAAATCCCACATCTCTCTTAATACATGCGGATGAAGAAGATGTGCCTTCTATAAGGCAACATTTGAGCAATGTCTATGCTGAAGTAGTAGATCATCGTCGCTGGGCTGCCCCATGGCATGTCATTGAAGTTATCTCTAAAGGAATGAATAAATTTGAAGGGATTAAAAAAGTAGCTATGCATTATGACATCCCTCATGATCGAATTATTGCATTTGGTGATGAGGATAATGATTTGGAAATGCTTACGTTTGCAGGAACTGGCCTTGCAATGGGAAATGGTACGGAAGAAGTAAAAGCTGTTGCAAATGAAGTAATTGGTTCTAACGAAGAAGATGGTATTGGTAACTATTTAGCAGAACGATTTTCCATAAACATCTAA
- a CDS encoding metal-sulfur cluster assembly factor, translated as MDAELKESLMGALELVVDPELNIDIVNLGLVYDVDVNEEGVATVTMTLTSMGCPLAGTIVDQIKAAFNDIPEVKETDVNIVWNPPWTKDNMSRYAKIALGIR; from the coding sequence ATGGATGCAGAATTAAAAGAGAGTTTAATGGGTGCCCTAGAACTAGTGGTTGATCCTGAATTAAATATTGATATTGTCAATTTAGGACTTGTTTACGATGTGGATGTAAATGAAGAAGGAGTAGCGACAGTTACAATGACGCTAACATCTATGGGATGTCCATTAGCAGGTACTATCGTCGATCAAATTAAAGCAGCATTTAACGACATTCCTGAAGTAAAAGAAACGGATGTTAATATTGTCTGGAATCCGCCTTGGACAAAAGATAACATGTCCCGCTATGCGAAAATTGCATTAGGGATTAGATAA
- a CDS encoding YitT family protein encodes MWNTYGKTFVIVIIGAILNAIAMNFFLIPANVYASGFTGLAQLISGILAKFTDISLSTGILLLLLNIPVTILAWMKLGRAFTIYSAISVFFSSLFLEIIPVQQLSPDILLNAVFGGVIAAIGVGLTLRYGGSTGGMDIVAMFLSRLNDRPVGIYFFLLNAVIIVTAGEVFGWEKALYTLVTLYASTRVIDAIHTRHEKLTAMIITKKTDALQKAIHAKLTRGITVVPARGAFSREEKEMMITVITRYELYYLEQIIKEVDPNAFTNIVQTTGVFGFFRKDN; translated from the coding sequence ATATGGAATACATACGGAAAAACGTTTGTGATTGTTATTATTGGAGCTATATTAAATGCGATTGCAATGAACTTTTTCTTAATACCTGCAAATGTTTACGCTAGCGGATTTACTGGTCTTGCTCAGTTAATATCAGGTATCTTAGCAAAATTTACGGACATTTCTTTATCTACTGGTATTTTATTATTACTCTTAAATATACCTGTAACTATTTTAGCTTGGATGAAGTTAGGGAGAGCATTTACTATTTACAGTGCTATTTCGGTATTTTTTAGTTCTTTATTCCTAGAGATTATACCTGTTCAACAGCTTTCCCCAGATATCCTTCTTAACGCGGTTTTTGGAGGAGTTATTGCTGCAATTGGAGTTGGATTAACACTTAGGTATGGTGGATCTACTGGTGGTATGGATATTGTAGCAATGTTCTTATCGAGGTTAAATGATCGTCCTGTGGGAATCTATTTCTTTCTTCTGAATGCAGTAATTATTGTAACTGCAGGAGAGGTGTTCGGCTGGGAGAAAGCTCTTTACACACTAGTAACGTTATACGCTTCGACACGTGTAATTGATGCTATTCATACTAGACATGAGAAATTAACAGCAATGATCATTACAAAGAAAACGGACGCATTGCAAAAGGCTATTCATGCAAAATTAACGCGAGGAATTACAGTTGTCCCTGCACGAGGTGCTTTTAGTAGAGAAGAGAAAGAAATGATGATTACGGTTATCACTCGTTATGAGCTTTATTACTTGGAACAAATTATTAAGGAAGTAGATCCAAATGCGTTTACTAATATAGTGCAGACGACTGGAGTATTTGGATTCTTTCGTAAGGATAACTAG
- a CDS encoding FAD-dependent oxidoreductase — translation MTKVVIVGAVGGGATVASQIRRYDKECTIDIFEKNGYVAFSNCGMPYVVGGVVEDREEIIPDPEDFSKKYDVRLHLHHEVIDIQRDSKAVIVKNNTTTFEIPYDTLILSPGGHAVLPDIPGSTLPHCFRLRTIEQMDHILQYIKENTPISAVIVGGGAIGVEMAEALQLLQIETTIIERNKHVMSRLDPFISEGLAKDLESKGISIITEDEVIEVTEDNQVATKHNGNLQADMVLFSIGIQPNTDLAKKANLTIGETSGIKVNNVGLTSDPSIYALGDAVEVIHTVTNQPFRVPLAWPAHRQAFVIANNIAGNNIAYSGSQATNIVKGFDYVVASTGATSSQLKEANIHFGRIEHESKQHAGYYPGAHPIRIVVFFDKATMKILGAQVGGTTGVDKRIDVLSAFILLGGTVDQLAQLEIAYAPPSLLQKIH, via the coding sequence ATGACTAAAGTTGTCATCGTAGGTGCAGTTGGCGGAGGCGCTACAGTAGCTAGTCAAATAAGACGTTATGACAAAGAATGTACAATAGACATCTTTGAAAAAAACGGATATGTGGCTTTTTCCAATTGCGGAATGCCTTATGTAGTTGGTGGAGTGGTGGAAGATAGAGAAGAAATTATCCCTGATCCGGAAGATTTCTCTAAGAAATATGATGTACGATTACATCTCCATCATGAAGTCATAGATATTCAACGTGATTCAAAGGCCGTTATTGTGAAAAATAATACGACAACTTTTGAAATACCTTATGACACGCTTATTTTATCACCTGGTGGTCATGCTGTATTACCTGACATTCCAGGTAGTACTCTTCCTCACTGCTTTAGATTAAGAACTATTGAACAGATGGATCACATTCTTCAATACATAAAGGAAAACACACCAATATCCGCTGTCATTGTGGGTGGTGGAGCAATAGGTGTAGAAATGGCTGAAGCACTTCAATTACTGCAGATTGAAACCACTATCATTGAACGAAATAAACATGTTATGAGCAGACTAGACCCTTTTATATCAGAAGGTTTAGCAAAAGACTTAGAATCTAAAGGTATCTCAATCATTACGGAAGATGAAGTGATAGAAGTTACTGAGGATAATCAAGTAGCAACTAAACATAACGGCAACTTACAAGCGGATATGGTCCTTTTTTCCATTGGAATTCAACCAAATACTGATTTAGCTAAAAAAGCAAATCTCACAATCGGTGAAACTTCAGGTATCAAAGTAAATAATGTTGGGCTTACCAGTGATCCGAGCATTTATGCACTTGGAGATGCTGTGGAAGTTATCCATACCGTAACTAATCAACCTTTTAGAGTTCCATTAGCTTGGCCGGCTCACAGACAAGCATTTGTTATTGCCAATAATATAGCAGGAAACAACATTGCCTATAGCGGTTCGCAAGCAACTAATATTGTAAAAGGCTTTGATTACGTTGTCGCTTCAACGGGTGCCACATCATCCCAGCTGAAAGAAGCCAACATCCATTTCGGCAGAATAGAACATGAGTCTAAACAACATGCTGGATATTACCCTGGTGCACATCCTATTAGAATAGTAGTGTTTTTTGACAAAGCGACAATGAAGATTTTAGGAGCACAAGTTGGCGGAACCACAGGTGTCGATAAACGAATTGACGTATTGTCTGCCTTTATCTTATTAGGTGGTACAGTAGATCAGTTAGCTCAATTGGAAATTGCTTATGCTCCCCCTTCTCTTCTCCAAAAGATCCACTGA
- a CDS encoding alpha-amylase family glycosyl hydrolase, protein MQKRVLTLLLIPFLLFYAPSVSALEEEERTWQDERIYFLMVDRFANGDQSNDIAVNRDDPRAYHGGDFRGIINSLDYIKEMGFTAIWLTPVFNNEPGGYHGYWIEDFYGVEEHFGTEEELKELVNEAHKRDMKVLLDFVVNHVGPNHPWANDPAKTSWFHEQKGITNDKNQTDVENGWIYDLPDLAQENPEVEKYLLNNAKWWINEFDVDGYRLDTVKHVPKSFWQKFSKAVKEEKEDFYLIGEVWSEDPRYIAEYMDTGIDGFVDFPLNQELRKVFSEPDQSMERLFTMWNYSKSFYQDPYKMGVFIDNHDMKRMTWEMTAKQQFPGTRWKQALTYMYTIPGIPIIYYGSEIALNGADDPDNRRMMQFNIDEDLIDYISTLSQLRDTHEPLRRGDMGLITEEMGVAVYKRFTEDETMLIAINDTSETKTVAISADAVGGNLSWKGLLATDTVKEQNGEYKITLERETSQIYEPFEDRGINYWYAIVLVGVYVLFMVFLYIVKKKGKKQAS, encoded by the coding sequence ATGCAAAAAAGAGTACTTACTCTTCTTTTGATCCCGTTTCTTCTTTTTTACGCGCCGAGTGTCTCAGCGCTTGAAGAAGAAGAAAGAACGTGGCAGGACGAACGAATTTACTTCTTAATGGTGGATCGTTTTGCTAATGGGGATCAGTCAAATGATATTGCAGTAAACCGAGATGATCCAAGAGCTTATCACGGTGGAGACTTTAGGGGTATTATTAATTCATTAGATTATATAAAAGAGATGGGTTTTACCGCAATCTGGCTAACACCAGTCTTTAATAATGAGCCTGGAGGTTACCACGGGTATTGGATTGAAGACTTCTATGGGGTAGAAGAACACTTCGGTACCGAAGAAGAACTTAAGGAGCTTGTCAATGAAGCTCATAAGCGTGACATGAAAGTTTTGTTAGATTTTGTGGTCAATCATGTTGGACCTAACCATCCTTGGGCGAATGACCCTGCAAAAACTTCTTGGTTCCATGAACAAAAAGGGATAACTAATGATAAAAATCAAACCGATGTAGAAAATGGTTGGATTTATGATTTGCCAGATTTAGCGCAAGAGAATCCTGAAGTAGAAAAATATTTATTAAATAACGCTAAGTGGTGGATTAATGAATTTGACGTGGACGGTTATCGACTTGATACGGTTAAACATGTCCCTAAATCATTTTGGCAAAAGTTTTCTAAAGCGGTAAAAGAAGAAAAAGAAGACTTTTATCTTATTGGAGAAGTTTGGTCTGAAGACCCTAGATACATTGCAGAATATATGGACACTGGTATTGATGGATTTGTTGACTTTCCTTTAAACCAGGAATTACGAAAAGTATTTAGTGAGCCAGATCAGTCAATGGAACGATTATTTACGATGTGGAATTATAGTAAATCGTTTTACCAAGATCCCTACAAAATGGGTGTTTTCATTGATAACCATGATATGAAAAGAATGACGTGGGAAATGACTGCTAAGCAACAGTTTCCAGGGACAAGGTGGAAACAAGCGCTAACGTACATGTACACAATTCCAGGAATACCAATTATTTATTATGGTAGTGAAATTGCACTAAATGGCGCAGATGATCCTGATAATAGAAGAATGATGCAATTTAATATCGATGAAGATCTAATTGATTATATCAGCACACTAAGTCAGTTACGTGATACGCATGAACCGTTAAGAAGAGGAGATATGGGATTAATCACGGAAGAAATGGGTGTAGCTGTTTATAAGCGATTTACCGAAGATGAAACAATGTTGATTGCAATTAATGATACGTCTGAAACAAAAACGGTTGCTATTTCTGCAGATGCAGTAGGGGGAAACCTTTCATGGAAAGGCTTGCTAGCAACAGATACAGTGAAAGAACAAAATGGAGAGTATAAAATTACATTAGAACGTGAAACAAGCCAAATTTATGAGCCTTTTGAAGATCGAGGGATTAATTATTGGTATGCAATAGTACTAGTAGGTGTATACGTACTCTTTATGGTTTTCTTATACATTGTAAAGAAAAAGGGGAAGAAACAAGCTAGTTAA
- a CDS encoding carbohydrate ABC transporter permease, translating into MSKKSYATNHRKVAPALSIIPGLGQLYNKQLLKGIIFLVLFASFLIVFGDTISLGMWGIFTLGTQVGDDSVYYLILGILALIILVMFIGFYLFNLRDAYKNGLKRDEGEQLSTLREQYRNVVDSGFPYLIMSPGLLLLIFVVIFPIIFVILLAFTNYDLYHTPPAALVDWVGFKNFVDIFQIPIWRDTFFSVLGWTIVWTFGATTLQVALGVFLAILVNQKDLKGKAIIRTVFIIPWAVPAFVSILVFAGMFNESFGTINRDILTFFGLKEIVEYPWMTDPMFTRIALILMQGWLGFPFIFAMVTGVLQSIPEELYEAATVDGASAFQKFKNITLPLVLFATAPILITQYTFNFNNFNVIYLFNGGGPAIPNQNAGGTDILISWIYNLTMTSAQYSKAAAITLLLSLVVITVALWQFKRTKSFQEEDMM; encoded by the coding sequence ATGTCGAAAAAATCCTATGCGACCAACCACCGCAAAGTAGCGCCAGCCCTTTCCATTATTCCAGGGCTAGGACAACTGTATAATAAGCAACTATTAAAAGGTATTATCTTCCTAGTTTTATTCGCATCATTTTTAATTGTATTTGGAGATACAATTAGTTTAGGAATGTGGGGTATCTTTACTCTTGGAACACAAGTAGGAGATGATTCCGTTTATTACCTAATCTTAGGTATCTTGGCTTTAATTATCCTCGTTATGTTTATAGGATTTTATTTATTCAACCTTCGAGATGCTTACAAAAATGGGTTGAAGCGAGATGAAGGGGAGCAACTTAGCACATTAAGAGAACAGTATCGCAACGTAGTTGACTCTGGTTTCCCATATTTAATTATGTCACCTGGATTGCTATTACTAATCTTTGTTGTTATATTCCCGATCATATTCGTTATCTTATTAGCCTTTACTAACTATGATTTATACCATACTCCGCCTGCCGCGTTGGTAGATTGGGTAGGTTTCAAAAACTTTGTTGACATTTTCCAAATCCCAATTTGGAGAGATACGTTCTTCTCCGTTCTAGGTTGGACAATTGTTTGGACTTTTGGAGCGACAACACTTCAAGTTGCATTAGGAGTATTCCTTGCTATCCTTGTAAATCAAAAAGACTTAAAAGGAAAAGCAATTATTCGTACAGTGTTCATTATTCCTTGGGCAGTACCAGCTTTCGTTTCCATTTTAGTTTTTGCTGGAATGTTCAATGAGTCTTTCGGAACAATTAATAGAGATATTTTAACTTTCTTTGGATTAAAAGAGATCGTAGAATACCCATGGATGACGGATCCAATGTTCACACGTATAGCATTGATTCTAATGCAAGGTTGGTTAGGATTCCCATTTATTTTCGCAATGGTAACTGGTGTACTTCAGTCTATTCCAGAAGAATTATATGAAGCAGCGACTGTAGATGGTGCATCTGCATTCCAAAAGTTTAAAAATATCACTTTACCTTTAGTGTTATTTGCAACAGCACCAATCCTGATTACACAGTACACGTTTAACTTTAATAACTTTAACGTAATTTACTTATTTAACGGTGGTGGACCTGCTATCCCGAACCAGAATGCTGGAGGAACGGATATATTAATTTCGTGGATTTACAACTTAACGATGACTTCCGCTCAGTATTCTAAAGCAGCAGCAATTACCCTGTTACTATCTTTAGTCGTTATTACAGTTGCATTATGGCAATTCAAACGCACTAAATCATTCCAAGAAGAGGATATGATGTAA
- a CDS encoding DegV family protein, with protein MTLQLLADSACDLPLSFFKDNNVTLLPLSVQIEENHYLDLVTIPPKQVFEEIRNGALPKTSQASPQTMLEEFTKLAQTNTSGLYIAFSSELSGTYSTAVMVMEQVKEEHPNLDLTIIDTKCASLGHGLLVKHAVEMLEKGKQKEEIISEISTLAPKMVHLFTVEDLEFLARGGRVSKASAFVGGLLNIKPLLHVEDGKLVPLEKIRGKKKVLKRMVELAVERGITTSTGPIAISHGDEEETALQLKELLQGVVTDREFYINTLGASVGSHAGPGTLALFFIPSN; from the coding sequence ATGACTTTACAATTACTTGCTGATAGTGCTTGTGACCTACCCTTATCATTTTTCAAAGATAATAACGTCACCTTATTACCATTAAGTGTACAAATTGAAGAAAATCATTATTTAGATTTGGTGACAATTCCACCAAAACAAGTTTTTGAAGAAATACGAAATGGCGCTCTTCCAAAAACTTCACAAGCTTCACCTCAAACCATGCTAGAGGAATTTACTAAATTAGCTCAAACAAATACATCAGGATTATACATAGCTTTCTCATCTGAACTATCTGGAACTTATTCTACTGCTGTCATGGTAATGGAACAAGTGAAAGAAGAGCATCCAAACTTAGACTTAACTATTATTGATACGAAGTGTGCCTCTTTAGGTCATGGCTTACTAGTCAAACACGCCGTAGAAATGCTAGAAAAAGGAAAACAAAAGGAAGAAATCATTTCTGAGATTTCCACATTAGCTCCAAAAATGGTCCATTTGTTTACCGTAGAAGACCTCGAATTCCTTGCAAGAGGTGGGCGAGTATCCAAAGCATCTGCTTTTGTAGGTGGTTTACTAAATATTAAGCCACTTTTACATGTGGAAGATGGGAAATTGGTTCCGCTAGAAAAGATTCGAGGGAAGAAAAAAGTATTAAAACGCATGGTTGAACTTGCGGTAGAAAGAGGTATCACCACTTCCACTGGACCGATAGCAATTAGCCACGGAGACGAAGAAGAAACAGCTCTTCAATTAAAAGAACTACTTCAGGGAGTGGTAACTGACCGTGAATTCTATATCAACACATTAGGCGCATCCGTAGGTTCACATGCTGGTCCTGGTACGTTAGCTCTCTTTTTCATTCCAAGTAACTAA
- a CDS encoding extracellular solute-binding protein produces the protein MKKKSLSLLFAMLLAVGSLAACGPDRDSGGSTGGNSEGGGEAAEENKPEKLVVWEDEKKSGWLEDVAAAFEAEHGIEIEVKEVEMATKMRDQLRLDGPSGIGPDIVTLPHDQIGQVAIEGHIAELTVTDEVKNRFSESSILAQSYNGKLYGLPKSSETPVFIYNKALMPEAPATMDELYEFSKGFTKDGNYGFLALWDNYYFAHGIIGGSGGYVFAENDGALDRDDVGLANEGAVAGAEYIQKWYAEKLFPNGIIGENGGSALDGLFNEGKVAAVMNGPWAFQGYRDAGIDIGIAPLPTLPNGEAVTTFMGVKGWHVSNYSKNKEWAQKFVEFMTTDENSLARFQTTFEVPTNVALVEDPAIAEDEGSKAVAQQSQNAIPMPNIPEMSEVWGPMANALQTVVTGKAEPQAALESAVEQINQNIQANHSN, from the coding sequence TTGGATCATTAGCAGCTTGTGGTCCAGACCGTGATTCAGGCGGATCAACAGGTGGAAACTCTGAAGGTGGCGGAGAAGCTGCTGAAGAGAACAAACCAGAAAAGTTAGTAGTATGGGAAGATGAAAAGAAATCAGGTTGGTTAGAAGACGTAGCTGCAGCATTCGAAGCTGAGCACGGAATCGAAATTGAAGTAAAAGAAGTTGAAATGGCTACAAAAATGCGTGATCAACTTCGTTTAGATGGTCCATCTGGAATTGGTCCTGATATCGTGACTCTTCCACATGACCAAATCGGTCAAGTTGCAATTGAAGGTCACATTGCTGAACTAACTGTTACTGATGAAGTTAAAAACCGTTTCTCTGAGTCGTCTATTTTAGCTCAATCTTACAACGGTAAATTATATGGACTTCCAAAGTCTTCAGAAACACCAGTATTTATTTATAACAAAGCTCTTATGCCTGAAGCTCCAGCTACAATGGATGAGCTTTATGAGTTCTCTAAAGGCTTCACAAAAGATGGAAACTATGGTTTCTTAGCTCTATGGGATAACTACTACTTCGCTCACGGTATCATCGGTGGATCTGGTGGTTATGTATTCGCTGAGAACGACGGTGCTTTAGATCGTGATGATGTAGGTCTAGCTAATGAAGGTGCTGTTGCTGGTGCAGAGTACATTCAAAAATGGTATGCAGAAAAATTATTCCCTAACGGTATCATCGGGGAAAATGGTGGATCAGCTCTTGATGGTCTATTCAACGAAGGAAAAGTTGCTGCAGTTATGAACGGACCATGGGCATTCCAAGGTTACCGTGATGCAGGAATCGATATCGGTATTGCTCCACTTCCAACTCTTCCAAACGGAGAGGCTGTAACAACGTTCATGGGAGTTAAAGGATGGCACGTGTCTAACTACTCTAAAAACAAAGAGTGGGCACAAAAGTTTGTTGAATTCATGACAACTGATGAAAACAGCTTAGCTCGTTTCCAAACAACGTTTGAAGTACCAACTAACGTTGCGTTAGTAGAAGATCCTGCAATTGCTGAAGACGAAGGTTCTAAAGCAGTAGCACAACAATCTCAAAATGCTATTCCAATGCCTAACATCCCAGAAATGTCTGAAGTTTGGGGTCCAATGGCTAATGCCCTACAAACAGTGGTAACAGGAAAAGCGGAACCACAAGCAGCTCTTGAAAGTGCAGTTGAGCAAATCAACCAAAACATTCAAGCTAACCACTCTAACTAA
- a CDS encoding DUF3941 domain-containing protein, with amino-acid sequence MSHTSDNDKKAKDNQAKQEQKNQQYQENAQHGKHSYSKKPDHL; translated from the coding sequence ATGTCACATACATCTGATAACGATAAAAAAGCGAAAGATAACCAAGCAAAACAAGAGCAAAAAAATCAGCAATATCAAGAAAATGCGCAACACGGTAAACATTCTTATTCCAAAAAACCCGATCATCTATAA
- a CDS encoding DUF3813 domain-containing protein: MGNQLFQQAKQHVEEACQCATGNRDSFEKAYAKAQNSLSSAFANSTDAEKKQLQAYQNELDTLV, encoded by the coding sequence ATGGGCAACCAATTATTCCAACAGGCAAAACAACATGTCGAAGAAGCATGTCAGTGTGCTACCGGTAACCGAGATTCTTTTGAAAAGGCTTATGCCAAAGCGCAAAACTCTCTCTCAAGTGCATTTGCCAACTCCACAGATGCTGAGAAAAAGCAGTTACAAGCATACCAGAATGAACTGGATACACTTGTATAA